CCAATTACTGCGAAAGATTCAGCGCCACGCCTTCCCTCCCTATGCCACTGAATTCACCTTTCGGTCGTTCATGTTCCACGGATGTATTTCCGACTTTGCGCGAGGCCTTTCCTTCGCCCTCCCCATTGCGACCTGGCGCCTTGGCGTTTCTTCTTCCTCCCTCCCCACTCCCCCGTCCTCCTCTCCGCGCCTCCGCGTCTCTGCGGTTCTCTTCCTCCACGCGCCACGAATCGCCACTCCATTCCGAAAACTCCGAAAACCCTCTCCCCCCTCCCGCGCGAGCATCACGGCGCAAGCCGTGTCACACCAAGCGTTTTGAAAAACAGAATCTCGATTCGCGTTCGTTGTCGGAGAAGGGTTATCGGAGTCCACCCCCCTGTTTTCGTGTTTTCGTTGCAAATCAATTCGCTGCTCCCTCCACGACCCACCGTGCCGCCTCACCTGCTCCACTGCTCACCTGATCTTTCTCTCGCATCTCTCCTCTGCGTCTTTGCGCGCCATCGCCTTTTCTTCCGCCTCGCCCCCACGCAGCGAAGCGCAGTAGGCGCCAGCGGCAGCGACCGCAGACCGCGGTGAGGGGGGCATTTTTTCTTCCCTCGCCGCGTGCCATGTCCACGCTTCGGCGTGGACATGCCGAACTACGCGCGAGCCGACTTCGGCCTTCGCCCCCGCGCAGCGAAGCGCAGCAGGGGGAGAAGGTGGCCGATAGGCCGGATGAGGGGGCTTTCTCTTGCCACCACTCTTCCCCCTCTGCGCCTCCCCGTCTCGGCGGTTTTCTTCTCCACTCCCCAAAATTTTTGTTGCTTTTTGAGCCAACCATTTGTTAATGTACGTGCGTTCACTGTTTTGCGTGTTTATTACTCGGCCAGCAGCGAGTTTCACCATGCCACGCCCACCAGCGCTCGACGACGAAAAGAAACGTCAGATCGTGACCCTCGTCTCGGCCGGCCTCAGTCGCCTGGCGGCGGCCAAGTTCGTCGGCTGCGCGGTCAGCACCATCTATCGCACCGCCAAAAAAGACGCCGCCTTCGCCGCCGAACTCGATCGCGCCACCATCCAGCCGATGCTCTTTCACCTGCACAACATCCAAAAGCACGCCGAAAAATCATGGCGCGCCAGCGCCTGGTACTTGGAGCGCGTCTACCCGCACCAGTTTGGCCGCCGTCAGCCAGAGACCTACACCCGCGAGGATCTGCAAGAAAAAGTGAATCTGATCTGCGGCGAGGCGGAAAAAGTCCCCGACAAAAAGGCCCGCCGCTGGGTCAAGAGTCGCGTGCGCCGCATCTACGACGCGATCGACCGTTGGGCAGACGACCATGTGACTCCCTGGGAGCGCAACAATCTGCCTTCTAACGAAGACCTGTTCAGCTCGACTCAGCCGGTCCACGTCGTTTCGCCCAAGAATCTTAAGAGCAAGAATCCGGTCTACGTCCGCGACACG
This sequence is a window from Pirellulales bacterium. Protein-coding genes within it:
- a CDS encoding helix-turn-helix domain-containing protein: MPRPPALDDEKKRQIVTLVSAGLSRLAAAKFVGCAVSTIYRTAKKDAAFAAELDRATIQPMLFHLHNIQKHAEKSWRASAWYLERVYPHQFGRRQPETYTREDLQEKVNLICGEAEKVPDKKARRWVKSRVRRIYDAIDRWADDHVTPWERNNLPSNEDLFSSTQPVHVVSPKNLKSKNPVYVRDTYGTHFVYDADHIHDLLEWHNPKPNPLSQDWLEFCSRQGFTEGYKKRREAEYAAHQKLKAEGRAGPTRYRFGPDLWGDDIDSDIHERRRA